A window from Nitrospira sp. ND1 encodes these proteins:
- a CDS encoding DUF2207 domain-containing protein, whose amino-acid sequence MGRPAGPHVSAGRSPRLAPRLLIVPLLCFLTFSQLLPAAARSFVLSRFDVELQVLSGGDLLVTETVSPRFEGAWNGIERLIPVEYRTPQGFNYSLLLDRVTVTDEQGTPLTFESSRERHYRNLKIWIPGATDATRTFVLKYRVRNGLKFFEDHDELYWNVTGDEWDVPIEQASVRIILPPHTTGIRAQAFTGAYGAREAAATVEIVGAGVEMTMTRALGIREGLTAVVGWDKGIVAAPTALDQTHTFLVSNWALGIPLLVFIVMYRLWATRGRDPRLRPITVLYEPPDRLTPAEAGTLVDDSPDTRDLTATVVDLAVRGYLRIAEQKAEHLFGLWSSTDYRFHRTKPSQEWTTLPIYERLLLEALFKDSTTDDVSLSSLENRFYRSLPPIQDAIFESLQKRKYYTQRPDRVKQGYLIGGIVLGMLLTFALSALADRWGMAPLTFLGAGALSGLIVVGFGRIMPARTLQGSRALEGVLGFEEFLTRVEVDRFDRVIKTPELFEKFLPYAMALGVEKNWAGAFESIVMTPPAWYQGTEMAQFNTRGFTSRMGDMATRTGTTMTSAPRSSGGSGFGGGGSSGGGFGGGGGRGF is encoded by the coding sequence GTGGGCCGACCCGCCGGTCCACATGTGAGCGCCGGGCGAAGTCCAAGGCTTGCGCCGCGCCTGCTCATCGTCCCCCTGCTCTGCTTCCTCACCTTCAGCCAACTCCTCCCTGCGGCAGCCCGTTCGTTCGTGCTCAGCCGGTTCGACGTTGAGCTTCAAGTCCTGTCCGGCGGCGACCTGCTGGTCACCGAGACCGTCAGCCCCCGCTTCGAAGGGGCATGGAACGGAATCGAGCGGCTGATTCCCGTCGAATATCGAACCCCGCAAGGCTTCAATTACAGCCTCCTGCTGGATCGAGTCACCGTCACGGACGAACAGGGCACTCCCCTCACATTCGAAAGCAGCCGGGAGCGGCACTACCGGAATTTGAAGATCTGGATTCCCGGCGCGACCGATGCGACCCGCACGTTCGTCTTGAAGTATCGCGTGAGAAACGGGCTGAAATTTTTCGAGGATCACGACGAACTCTATTGGAACGTCACCGGCGACGAATGGGATGTGCCCATCGAGCAGGCTTCCGTGCGGATCATTCTCCCGCCGCATACCACAGGCATCCGTGCCCAAGCCTTCACGGGAGCCTATGGCGCGCGCGAGGCCGCGGCGACGGTTGAGATCGTCGGAGCCGGCGTGGAGATGACCATGACACGCGCCCTCGGTATTCGCGAGGGCCTCACCGCCGTCGTCGGCTGGGACAAGGGCATCGTCGCCGCTCCGACCGCGTTGGATCAGACACACACGTTCCTCGTGAGCAACTGGGCATTGGGGATTCCCCTACTCGTCTTCATCGTGATGTATCGGCTGTGGGCCACGCGAGGCAGAGACCCGCGACTCCGGCCCATCACAGTACTCTACGAACCACCGGATCGACTGACCCCGGCCGAAGCCGGCACGCTCGTGGACGATAGTCCCGATACTCGCGATCTCACCGCCACCGTGGTCGATCTCGCCGTGCGAGGATACCTTCGAATTGCCGAACAGAAGGCCGAGCACTTGTTCGGCCTCTGGTCGAGTACCGACTATCGATTTCATCGCACCAAGCCCTCCCAGGAGTGGACGACCCTACCAATCTACGAGCGGCTCCTGCTGGAAGCCCTGTTCAAAGACAGCACCACCGATGACGTCTCGCTGAGCTCGCTCGAAAATCGCTTCTACAGATCCCTCCCCCCCATTCAGGACGCGATCTTTGAGTCGCTCCAAAAGCGGAAGTACTATACGCAGCGGCCCGATCGGGTGAAGCAGGGGTATCTGATCGGCGGGATCGTGTTGGGGATGCTCTTGACCTTCGCCCTCTCCGCACTCGCCGACCGATGGGGCATGGCGCCGCTGACATTCCTCGGGGCCGGCGCTCTGTCTGGCCTGATTGTGGTCGGGTTCGGACGCATCATGCCGGCCCGCACCCTGCAAGGCAGCAGGGCCCTTGAGGGCGTCTTGGGATTCGAAGAATTTCTGACCCGCGTGGAAGTCGACCGTTTCGATCGAGTCATCAAGACTCCGGAACTGTTCGAGAAATTTCTCCCCTACGCGATGGCGCTCGGGGTGGAGAAAAATTGGGCAGGGGCCTTCGAGTCGATCGTGATGACCCCGCCGGCCTGGTACCAGGGAACCGAGATGGCGCAGTTCAACACCCGCGGCTTCACCAGCCGCATGGGCGATATGGCCACGCGCACCGGTACCACCATG